In Pseudomonas sp. R76, one genomic interval encodes:
- the gbcB gene encoding glycine-betaine demethylase subunit GbcB: MSNSFLNPVTTQTWANGRHIVRCVKVIQETWDVRTFCFMADQPILFFFKPGQFVTLELEIDGQPIMRSYTISSSPSVPYSFSVTIKRVPGGKVSNWLHDTLHEGQELAVHGPVGLFNAIDFSNPKVLYLSGGVGITPVMSMARWYYDTNANVDMTFIHSARSPKDIIYHRELEHMASRIDNFSLHLICEKHGLGEPWAGYRGYLNHKMLELMVPDFLEREVFCCGPTPYMNAVKRLLEAAGFDMARYHEESFGATPPEARADAVEQAEQAAEAPEIDLADLHQVEFIASGKSIRVAPGETVHAAAAKLGLMIPKACGMGICGTCKVMKLGGEVEMDHNGGITEEDEAEGYILSCCSVPKGDVRIEF, translated from the coding sequence ATGTCCAACAGCTTCCTGAATCCGGTAACCACCCAGACCTGGGCCAATGGTCGGCACATCGTCCGTTGCGTCAAAGTCATCCAGGAAACCTGGGATGTGCGCACCTTCTGCTTTATGGCCGACCAGCCGATCCTGTTCTTTTTCAAGCCGGGGCAGTTTGTCACCCTGGAGCTGGAAATCGACGGCCAGCCGATCATGCGCTCGTACACGATTTCCAGTTCGCCGTCGGTGCCGTACAGCTTCTCGGTGACGATCAAGCGGGTGCCAGGCGGCAAGGTTTCCAACTGGCTGCACGACACGCTGCATGAAGGCCAGGAGCTGGCGGTGCACGGGCCAGTCGGGTTGTTCAATGCCATCGACTTCAGCAACCCCAAAGTCCTTTACCTCAGCGGCGGTGTCGGCATTACGCCGGTGATGTCCATGGCGCGTTGGTATTACGATACCAACGCCAATGTCGACATGACCTTTATCCACAGTGCGCGCTCGCCCAAAGACATCATTTACCACCGCGAGCTGGAGCACATGGCGTCGCGGATCGACAACTTCAGCCTGCACCTGATCTGCGAGAAACACGGCCTGGGCGAGCCCTGGGCGGGTTATCGCGGCTACCTGAACCACAAGATGCTCGAACTGATGGTGCCGGATTTCCTCGAGCGCGAAGTGTTCTGCTGCGGCCCCACGCCCTACATGAACGCGGTGAAGCGCCTGCTGGAAGCGGCGGGCTTCGACATGGCGCGCTATCACGAGGAATCCTTCGGCGCCACGCCACCGGAGGCGCGTGCCGATGCGGTCGAGCAAGCCGAACAAGCCGCCGAAGCGCCGGAGATCGACCTGGCCGACTTGCATCAAGTGGAATTTATCGCCTCGGGCAAAAGCATCCGTGTGGCGCCAGGCGAAACCGTCCACGCAGCGGCAGCCAAACTTGGGCTAATGATTCCAAAAGCCTGCGGTATGGGGATTTGCGGCACCTGCAAGGTGATGAAGCTGGGCGGAGAGGTCGAGATGGACCACAACGGCGGCATCACCGAAGAAGACGAAGCCGAAGGCTACATCCTGTCGTGCTGCAGCGTGCCGAAGGGCGACGTGCGCATCGAGTTCTAA
- a CDS encoding threonine aldolase family protein, producing MTDKSQQFASDNYSGICPEAWAAMELANQGHQRAYGDDEWTHRAADGFRNLFETDCEVFFAFNGTAANSLALSSLCQSYHSVICSETAHVETDECGAPEFFSNGSKLLTARTENGKLTPESIREIALKRQDIHYPKPRVVTLTQATEVGSVYTPEEIRAISVTCKELGLNLHMDGARFSNACAFLGCSPADLTWKAGVDVLCFGGTKNGMAVGEAILFFNHKLAEDFDYRCKQAGQLASKMRFLSAPWVGLLENDAWLKHARHANHCAQLLSSLVADIPGVELMFPVQANGVFLQLSEAAIEALTAKGWRFYTFIGKGGARFMCAWDTEEERVRELAADIRTVMGA from the coding sequence ATGACCGACAAGAGCCAACAATTCGCCAGCGACAACTATTCCGGCATCTGCCCGGAAGCCTGGGCCGCCATGGAACTCGCCAACCAGGGCCATCAACGCGCCTACGGCGATGATGAATGGACCCACCGCGCCGCCGACGGTTTCCGTAATCTGTTCGAAACAGACTGCGAAGTCTTCTTCGCCTTCAACGGCACCGCCGCCAACTCCCTGGCACTGTCCTCGTTGTGCCAGAGCTACCATAGCGTGATTTGCTCGGAAACCGCCCACGTCGAAACCGACGAATGCGGCGCGCCGGAGTTTTTCTCCAACGGCTCCAAGCTGCTCACTGCCCGCACCGAAAACGGCAAGCTGACCCCGGAATCGATCCGCGAGATCGCCCTCAAGCGTCAGGACATTCACTACCCCAAGCCGCGCGTGGTCACCCTGACCCAAGCCACTGAAGTCGGCAGCGTGTACACCCCGGAAGAAATCCGCGCGATCAGTGTTACCTGCAAAGAGTTGGGCCTGAACCTGCACATGGACGGCGCGCGCTTTTCCAACGCCTGCGCGTTCCTCGGCTGCTCGCCGGCCGACCTGACGTGGAAAGCCGGCGTGGACGTGCTGTGCTTCGGCGGCACGAAAAACGGCATGGCGGTGGGTGAAGCCATCCTGTTCTTCAACCACAAACTGGCTGAAGACTTCGACTACCGCTGCAAACAGGCCGGCCAGCTGGCCTCGAAAATGCGATTCCTCTCCGCCCCCTGGGTGGGCTTGCTGGAAAACGACGCCTGGCTCAAACACGCCCGCCACGCCAACCACTGCGCTCAACTGCTGAGCAGCCTGGTGGCGGATATTCCCGGCGTGGAGTTGATGTTCCCGGTACAAGCCAACGGCGTGTTCCTGCAGCTCTCGGAAGCGGCCATCGAGGCCCTGACAGCCAAGGGCTGGCGCTTTTACACCTTCATCGGCAAAGGCGGCGCGCGCTTCATGTGTGCGTGGGATACAGAGGAAGAGCGTGTAAGAGAATTAGCCGCGGATATTCGGACAGTGATGGGCGCTTAG
- a CDS encoding sarcosine oxidase subunit beta: MQRYSGFGLFKHSLSHHENWQKMWRTPTPKKVYDVVIVGGGGHGLATAYYLAKEHGITNVAVVEKGWLGGGNTARNTTIVRSNYLWDESAHLYEHAMKLWEGLSQDLNYNVMFSQRGVYNLCHTLQDIRDSERRVSANRLNGVDGELLNAKQVADEIPYLDCSKNTRYPVLGATVQRRGGVARHDAVAWGFARAADALGVDLIQQTEVIGFRKENGVCIGVETNKGFIGAKRVGVVTAGNSGHMASLAGFRLPIESHPLQALVSEPIKPIIDSVIMSNAVHGYISQSDKGDLVIGAGIDGYNGYGQRGSYPVIEHTIQAIVEMFPVLSRVRMNRQWGGIVDTTPDACPIISKTPVPNMFFNCGWGTGGFKATPGSGNVFAASLAKGEMHPLAAPFSIDRFHNGALIDEHGAAAVAH; the protein is encoded by the coding sequence ATGCAACGCTACTCGGGCTTCGGCCTCTTCAAACACTCACTCAGCCACCACGAAAACTGGCAGAAGATGTGGCGCACGCCGACCCCTAAAAAGGTCTACGACGTGGTCATCGTCGGCGGCGGCGGGCATGGTCTGGCAACCGCTTACTACCTGGCCAAAGAACACGGCATCACCAACGTGGCCGTGGTCGAAAAGGGTTGGCTGGGCGGCGGTAACACCGCGCGCAACACCACCATCGTGCGTTCCAACTACCTGTGGGACGAGTCGGCGCACCTGTACGAACACGCGATGAAACTGTGGGAAGGCCTGTCCCAGGACCTGAACTACAACGTGATGTTCTCCCAGCGTGGCGTCTACAACCTGTGCCACACCCTGCAAGACATCCGTGACTCCGAGCGTCGCGTCAGCGCCAACCGCCTCAACGGCGTCGACGGTGAACTGCTCAACGCCAAACAAGTGGCCGACGAGATTCCGTACCTCGACTGCTCGAAAAACACCCGCTACCCGGTACTCGGCGCCACCGTGCAACGGCGTGGCGGCGTGGCCCGCCACGATGCCGTGGCCTGGGGCTTTGCCCGCGCCGCGGATGCACTCGGCGTGGATTTGATCCAACAGACCGAAGTGATCGGCTTCCGCAAGGAAAACGGCGTGTGCATCGGCGTGGAAACCAACAAAGGCTTTATCGGCGCCAAACGCGTCGGTGTGGTGACCGCCGGTAACTCCGGGCACATGGCTTCACTGGCGGGTTTCCGCCTGCCAATCGAATCCCACCCGCTGCAAGCGCTCGTCTCCGAGCCGATCAAGCCGATTATCGACAGCGTGATCATGTCCAACGCCGTGCACGGTTACATCAGCCAGTCCGACAAGGGCGACCTGGTGATCGGCGCCGGTATCGACGGCTACAACGGCTACGGCCAGCGCGGCTCGTACCCGGTGATCGAACACACCATCCAGGCCATCGTCGAGATGTTCCCGGTGCTGTCCCGCGTGCGCATGAACCGTCAGTGGGGCGGCATCGTCGACACCACGCCGGATGCGTGCCCGATCATCTCCAAGACCCCCGTGCCGAACATGTTCTTCAACTGCGGTTGGGGCACCGGTGGTTTTAAAGCGACGCCAGGCTCAGGCAACGTATTTGCTGCCAGCCTGGCCAAGGGTGAAATGCACCCATTGGCAGCCCCTTTTTCCATCGACCGTTTCCACAACGGTGCCTTAATCGACGAACACGGCGCTGCGGCCGTCGCCCACTAA
- a CDS encoding NAD(P)/FAD-dependent oxidoreductase — translation MKHYDVIILGAGAAGCAAAISCAQHGLKVAVIERLLFPRARPGETLHPGIEPLLAQLGVAEHIRGDAFIRPAGTWVQWDQERRFVPFGEDKDGPWRGFQIPRATLDGLLLDQAIASGVHALQPCQAKQVLVEKGRVIGIQTQTEKVYCRHLVDASGAHGWLARQLGLTARHYSPPLTAVYGYKRGWVEETALGIFADQSGWYWTAHIGQGLYHWTRLRFAQDKQPKASAVPACLEQLACEGAIQGADVTWRRCVQAAGNGYFIIGDAASVLDPGASHGVLKALMSGMMAARCIADETASPAHRREISRHYCQWLRDWFEHDVQKMRAFYAAHPFAPDWLNTTSANGLADHQQE, via the coding sequence ATGAAGCACTACGACGTCATCATCCTGGGGGCTGGCGCGGCCGGATGTGCGGCGGCCATTTCGTGCGCTCAACACGGCCTGAAAGTAGCCGTTATCGAGCGCCTGCTGTTTCCACGCGCACGCCCGGGCGAAACCTTGCATCCGGGCATAGAGCCTTTGCTTGCGCAACTGGGCGTGGCTGAACACATTCGCGGCGATGCATTCATCCGTCCTGCGGGGACCTGGGTGCAGTGGGATCAAGAGCGACGCTTTGTTCCATTTGGCGAAGATAAAGACGGGCCCTGGCGAGGGTTTCAAATTCCCAGGGCGACGCTCGATGGGTTGCTGTTGGATCAAGCCATCGCATCCGGCGTGCATGCCCTGCAACCCTGCCAGGCAAAACAGGTGTTAGTGGAAAAGGGCCGCGTCATCGGCATTCAGACCCAGACAGAGAAGGTGTATTGCAGGCACTTGGTTGATGCGAGTGGCGCGCACGGTTGGCTGGCTCGCCAACTGGGGCTTACAGCGCGTCACTACTCACCGCCGTTAACCGCCGTGTATGGCTACAAGCGAGGCTGGGTGGAAGAAACGGCACTTGGTATCTTCGCGGATCAATCGGGTTGGTATTGGACAGCTCACATCGGCCAGGGGCTTTATCACTGGACACGACTGCGTTTTGCCCAAGACAAGCAGCCCAAGGCGTCAGCGGTGCCGGCCTGCCTGGAACAACTGGCCTGTGAGGGCGCCATCCAGGGTGCCGATGTCACCTGGAGACGCTGTGTTCAAGCGGCCGGCAACGGCTATTTCATCATCGGCGACGCCGCCAGTGTGTTGGACCCAGGCGCCTCTCACGGCGTACTCAAGGCACTGATGTCGGGCATGATGGCTGCACGCTGTATCGCCGATGAAACGGCCAGCCCCGCGCATAGACGCGAAATCTCGCGGCACTATTGCCAATGGTTGCGGGATTGGTTCGAGCACGATGTGCAAAAAATGCGCGCGTTCTACGCCGCTCATCCGTTTGCTCCCGATTGGCTCAACACGACGTCAGCCAATGGCCTTGCGGACCACCAACAAGAGTAA
- a CDS encoding sarcosine oxidase subunit alpha produces the protein MSQINRLSNGGRIDRNKALTFTFNGQSYKGFEGDTLAAALLANGVDIIGRSFKYSRPRGIFAAGAEEPNAVLQIGATEATQIPNVRATQQALYQGLVATSTNGWPSVNNDMMGILGKVGGKLMPPGFYYKTFMYPQSFWMTYEKYIRKAAGLGRSPTENDPDTYDNMNRHCDVLIVGAGPAGLAAALAAARSGARVIIADEQEEFGGSLLDSRESLDGKPAVEWVASVIAELKALHDVVLLPRATVNGYHDHNFLTIHERLTDHLGDRAPIGVVRQRIHRVRAKRVVLATGACERPLVYGNNDVPGNMLAGAVSTYVRRYGVAPGKKLVLSTNNDHAYRVALDWFDAGLSVVAVADARHNPRGALVEEARAKGIRILTGSAMIEARGSKHVTGARVAAIDVKAHKVTSPGEWLDCDLVASSGGYSPVVHLASHLGGKPTWREDILGFVPGEAPQKRVCVGGINGVYGLGDSLADGFEGGVRAASEAGFAPVEGTLPKALSRLEEPTLALFQVPHEKPTARAPKQFVDLQNDVTAAAIELATREGFESVEHVKRYTALGFGTDQGKLGNVNGLAIAARSLNVTIPQMGTTMFRPNYTPVTFGAVAGRHCGHIFEPVRYTALHAWHLKNGAEFEDVGQWKRPWYFPRNGEDLHAAVKRECLAVRDSVGLLDASTLGKIDIQGPDAREFLNRIYSNAWTKLDVGKARYGLMCKEDGMVFDDGVTACLADNHFLMTTTTGGAARVLQWLEIYQQTEWPDLKVYFTSVTDHWATMTLSGPNSRKLLAEVTDIDLDKDGFPFMTWKEGLVGGVPARVFRISFTGELSYEVNVQADYAMGVLEQIVEAGKKYNLTPYGTETMHVLRAEKGFIIVGQDTDGSMTPDDLNMGWCVGRTKPFSWIGWRGMNREDCVREERKQLVGLKPIDPTVWLPEGAQLVLDPKQSIPMKMVGHVTSSYAHNSLGYSFAMAVVKGGLKRIGERVFSPQADGSVIEAEIVSSVFFDPKGDRQNV, from the coding sequence ATGAGCCAGATCAATCGCCTGTCCAACGGTGGCCGCATCGACCGCAATAAAGCCCTGACGTTTACCTTTAACGGTCAGAGCTACAAAGGCTTTGAAGGCGACACCCTGGCCGCCGCCTTGCTGGCCAATGGTGTCGATATCATCGGCCGCAGCTTCAAGTATTCGCGCCCACGCGGCATCTTTGCCGCCGGTGCCGAAGAGCCCAACGCGGTGCTGCAGATCGGCGCCACCGAAGCCACCCAGATTCCCAACGTGCGCGCCACACAACAGGCGCTGTACCAGGGTTTGGTCGCCACCAGCACCAACGGCTGGCCGAGCGTGAACAACGACATGATGGGCATTCTCGGCAAGGTCGGCGGCAAGCTGATGCCGCCGGGTTTCTACTACAAAACCTTCATGTACCCGCAATCGTTCTGGATGACCTACGAGAAGTACATCCGTAAAGCGGCGGGCCTTGGCCGCTCGCCAACCGAGAACGACCCGGACACCTACGACAACATGAACCGTCACTGCGACGTGCTGATTGTGGGCGCAGGCCCAGCCGGCCTGGCGGCCGCGTTGGCGGCTGCGCGCAGCGGCGCTCGGGTGATCATTGCTGACGAGCAGGAAGAGTTCGGCGGCTCTTTGCTGGACTCGCGCGAAAGCCTCGACGGCAAGCCGGCAGTTGAGTGGGTTGCCAGCGTGATTGCTGAGCTGAAAGCCTTGCACGATGTGGTGCTGCTGCCCCGCGCGACTGTCAACGGTTACCACGACCATAACTTCCTGACCATTCACGAACGCCTCACCGATCACCTCGGCGACCGTGCGCCGATTGGTGTGGTGCGCCAGCGCATTCACCGGGTGCGCGCCAAGCGTGTGGTGCTGGCGACCGGCGCGTGCGAGCGCCCATTGGTGTACGGCAACAACGACGTGCCGGGCAACATGCTCGCCGGTGCGGTCTCGACTTACGTGCGTCGCTATGGCGTGGCACCGGGCAAAAAACTGGTGTTGTCGACCAACAACGACCACGCCTACCGCGTGGCGCTGGACTGGTTTGACGCCGGCCTCAGCGTCGTCGCCGTTGCCGATGCCCGCCACAACCCACGTGGCGCACTGGTTGAAGAAGCCCGCGCCAAAGGCATTCGCATCCTCACCGGCAGCGCCATGATCGAGGCGCGTGGCAGCAAGCACGTGACCGGCGCCCGCGTGGCCGCCATCGACGTCAAAGCCCACAAAGTCACCAGCCCCGGCGAGTGGCTGGACTGCGACCTGGTCGCCAGCTCCGGCGGCTACAGCCCGGTGGTTCACCTGGCCTCGCACTTGGGCGGCAAGCCAACCTGGCGTGAAGACATCCTCGGTTTTGTGCCGGGTGAAGCACCGCAAAAACGCGTGTGCGTCGGTGGCATCAATGGCGTCTACGGCCTGGGCGATTCCCTGGCGGATGGTTTTGAAGGCGGCGTGCGCGCAGCCAGCGAAGCCGGTTTCGCGCCGGTGGAAGGCACACTGCCAAAAGCCTTGAGCCGTCTCGAAGAGCCGACCTTGGCGCTGTTCCAGGTGCCGCATGAAAAACCTACCGCACGGGCGCCGAAGCAATTTGTCGACCTGCAAAACGACGTGACCGCCGCCGCCATCGAACTCGCCACCCGCGAAGGTTTCGAGTCGGTCGAGCACGTCAAACGCTACACCGCGCTGGGTTTCGGCACCGACCAGGGCAAGCTTGGCAACGTCAACGGCCTGGCCATCGCCGCCCGTTCGCTCAACGTGACCATCCCGCAGATGGGCACCACCATGTTCCGCCCCAACTACACGCCGGTCACCTTCGGCGCTGTGGCGGGCCGCCACTGTGGGCACATTTTCGAGCCGGTGCGCTACACCGCGCTGCACGCCTGGCACTTGAAAAACGGCGCCGAGTTTGAAGACGTCGGCCAGTGGAAACGCCCATGGTATTTCCCGCGCAATGGTGAAGACCTGCACGCCGCGGTGAAACGCGAATGCCTGGCCGTGCGCGACAGCGTCGGCCTGCTGGATGCGTCCACCCTCGGCAAGATCGACATTCAAGGCCCGGATGCCCGCGAATTCCTCAACCGCATCTACAGCAACGCCTGGACCAAGCTCGACGTGGGCAAGGCGCGCTACGGCCTGATGTGCAAGGAAGATGGCATGGTCTTCGACGACGGCGTGACTGCCTGCCTCGCCGACAACCACTTCCTGATGACCACCACCACCGGCGGCGCCGCCCGCGTGCTGCAATGGCTGGAAATCTACCAACAGACCGAATGGCCAGACCTCAAGGTGTACTTCACCTCGGTCACCGACCACTGGGCGACCATGACCTTGTCTGGCCCCAACAGCCGTAAGCTGCTGGCGGAAGTCACCGACATCGACCTGGACAAGGACGGCTTCCCGTTCATGACCTGGAAAGAAGGCCTGGTCGGCGGCGTGCCGGCGCGGGTGTTCCGTATCTCGTTCACCGGTGAGCTGTCGTACGAAGTCAACGTGCAGGCCGACTACGCCATGGGCGTGCTCGAGCAGATCGTCGAGGCCGGCAAGAAATACAACCTGACCCCGTATGGCACCGAAACCATGCACGTGCTGCGTGCCGAGAAGGGTTTCATCATCGTCGGGCAAGACACCGACGGCTCGATGACCCCGGACGACCTGAACATGGGCTGGTGTGTAGGCCGCACCAAACCGTTCTCGTGGATCGGCTGGCGCGGGATGAACCGTGAAGACTGCGTGCGTGAAGAGCGTAAGCAACTGGTGGGCTTGAAGCCGATTGACCCAACCGTGTGGCTGCCGGAAGGCGCGCAGCTGGTGCTGGATCCGAAGCAGTCGATTCCGATGAAGATGGTCGGCCACGTGACTTCAAGCTATGCGCATAACTCGCTGGGTTATTCGTTCGCGATGGCGGTGGTGAAGGGCGGCTTGAAGCGCATCGGCGAGCGAGTGTTTTCGCCGCAAGCGGATGGCAGCGTGATCGAGGCGGAGATTGTGTCTTCGGTGTTCTTTGACCCGAAAGGTGATCGCCAGAACGTCTGA
- the glyA gene encoding serine hydroxymethyltransferase encodes MFSKKDQIQGYDDALLAAMNAEEQRQEDHIELIASENYTSKRVMEAQGSGLTNKYAEGYPGKRYYGGCEHVDKVEALAIERAKQLFGADYANVQPHSGSSANSAVYLALLNAGDTILGMSLAHGGHLTHGAKVSSSGKLYNAVQYGINTDTGLIDYDEVERLAVEHKPKMVVAGFSAYSKTLDFPRFRAIADKVGALLFVDMAHVAGLVAAGLYPNPLPYADVVTTTTHKTLRGPRGGLILAKANEEIEKKLNAAVFPGAQGGPLMHVIAGKAVCFKEAAEPGFKAYQQQVIDNAQAMASVFIQRGYDVVSGGTDNHLFLVSLIRQGLTGKEADAALGRAHITVNKNAVPNDPQSPFVTSGLRIGTPAVTTRGFKVPQCIELAGWICDILDNLGDADVEANVAKHVSALCADFPVYR; translated from the coding sequence ATGTTCAGCAAAAAAGACCAGATCCAGGGATATGACGACGCTTTGCTGGCGGCGATGAATGCCGAGGAGCAGCGTCAGGAAGATCATATCGAGCTGATCGCGTCAGAGAACTACACCAGCAAACGTGTGATGGAAGCTCAGGGCAGCGGCCTCACCAACAAATACGCCGAAGGCTACCCTGGCAAGCGCTACTACGGCGGCTGCGAGCACGTCGACAAGGTTGAAGCCCTGGCCATCGAGCGCGCCAAGCAACTGTTCGGCGCCGATTACGCCAACGTGCAGCCGCACTCCGGTTCTTCCGCCAACAGCGCGGTGTACCTGGCACTGTTGAATGCTGGCGACACCATTCTCGGCATGAGCCTGGCTCACGGCGGCCACTTGACCCACGGCGCCAAAGTGTCGTCCTCGGGCAAGCTCTATAACGCCGTGCAGTACGGCATCAATACCGACACCGGGCTGATCGACTACGACGAAGTCGAGCGCCTGGCCGTGGAGCACAAGCCGAAAATGGTCGTGGCGGGTTTCTCTGCCTACTCCAAGACCCTGGATTTCCCACGTTTTCGCGCGATTGCCGACAAGGTCGGTGCGCTGCTGTTCGTCGACATGGCCCACGTCGCCGGCCTGGTTGCCGCCGGCCTGTACCCGAACCCGCTGCCATACGCCGATGTGGTCACCACCACCACCCACAAAACCCTGCGCGGTCCCCGTGGCGGCCTGATTCTGGCCAAGGCCAACGAAGAGATCGAGAAGAAACTCAACGCTGCTGTATTCCCTGGTGCCCAAGGCGGCCCGCTGATGCACGTGATCGCCGGCAAGGCCGTGTGCTTCAAGGAAGCGGCGGAGCCTGGCTTCAAGGCCTACCAGCAACAAGTGATCGACAACGCCCAGGCCATGGCCAGCGTGTTTATCCAGCGCGGTTATGACGTGGTGTCCGGCGGCACCGACAACCACCTGTTCCTGGTCAGCCTGATTCGCCAGGGCCTCACCGGTAAAGAGGCGGATGCCGCCCTCGGTCGCGCCCACATCACCGTCAACAAGAACGCCGTGCCGAATGACCCGCAGTCGCCGTTCGTGACCTCGGGCCTGCGCATCGGCACCCCGGCGGTGACCACGCGCGGTTTCAAAGTGCCGCAATGCATCGAGTTGGCGGGCTGGATCTGCGACATCCTCGACAACCTCGGCGACGCCGACGTCGAGGCCAACGTGGCCAAGCACGTGTCTGCCCTGTGCGCTGATTTCCCGGTTTATCGCTGA
- a CDS encoding sarcosine oxidase subunit delta, with protein sequence MLHIFCPHCGELRSEEEFHASGQAHIPRPLDPNACTDEEWGDYMFFRDNPRGLHHELWIHAAGCRQYFNATRDTLTYEILETYKIGEKPQFTAKASGEKV encoded by the coding sequence ATGTTGCATATCTTCTGTCCTCACTGTGGCGAACTGCGCTCCGAAGAGGAATTCCACGCGTCCGGCCAAGCGCACATCCCGCGCCCGCTGGACCCGAATGCCTGCACCGACGAAGAGTGGGGCGACTACATGTTCTTCCGCGATAACCCGCGCGGCCTGCACCACGAGCTGTGGATTCACGCTGCCGGGTGCCGCCAGTATTTCAACGCCACGCGCGACACGCTGACCTACGAAATACTTGAAACCTACAAGATCGGCGAGAAGCCGCAATTTACCGCCAAGGCTTCTGGAGAGAAGGTATGA
- a CDS encoding TraX family protein, whose product MHGTQTMPVGRLRDGALDLLKWLALLSMVLDHLRYVGLSLDGLYVPGRLAFPWFCLAIAANLHRVRNSPVSGQWRYLGWLLLFSVISEVPYRMFIDDADTLNVLPTLALGLLVARGWQQKALFDRGLALLALILAGVFSTQLMFGFFGVLLPLAMLLVFSRPWYFSVLPGLVCVAANQWQILLNSGSVIALLGLAACLIAPLAGLLLLRRAKYVTVPAMRRWAYALYPMHFLLLLVVRKAIG is encoded by the coding sequence ATGCACGGTACACAAACGATGCCTGTCGGACGCTTGCGCGATGGCGCCCTGGATTTGCTCAAGTGGTTGGCGCTGCTGAGCATGGTGCTGGACCACCTGCGCTATGTCGGGCTGAGCCTGGATGGCCTGTATGTGCCGGGGCGCCTGGCGTTTCCGTGGTTTTGCCTGGCGATTGCGGCAAATTTGCACCGTGTCCGAAATTCGCCCGTGAGCGGCCAATGGCGCTACCTGGGCTGGCTGCTGCTGTTCAGTGTGATCAGCGAAGTGCCGTACCGGATGTTTATCGACGATGCCGATACGTTGAATGTATTGCCGACATTGGCATTGGGGCTGCTGGTTGCCAGAGGATGGCAGCAGAAGGCGCTTTTTGACCGAGGTTTGGCGCTGCTTGCCCTGATACTGGCGGGTGTGTTTTCGACGCAGCTGATGTTCGGTTTCTTTGGTGTGTTGTTGCCGTTGGCGATGCTGCTGGTGTTCAGCCGTCCATGGTATTTCAGCGTGTTACCGGGCTTGGTCTGCGTGGCTGCCAACCAATGGCAGATTCTGCTCAACAGCGGCAGCGTGATTGCGCTGCTGGGGCTGGCCGCCTGCCTGATCGCGCCATTGGCGGGGTTGCTGCTTTTGCGCCGCGCCAAATATGTCACTGTACCGGCCATGCGCCGGTGGGCCTACGCTTTGTACCCGATGCATTTTTTACTCTTGTTGGTGGTCCGCAAGGCCATTGGCTGA